The Saprospiraceae bacterium genome includes the window GCCTTGTACATGATATGGCCCTGCCCTAATGCCCGGTTCAGCGCCAGCGGGAGCGGGGAATCGGAGGCCGCCGCGCCTGGCTCTGGATAAACAACAGCTTCCCAGCCATCGACGCCAACGGAGGCGGAAAAGGTGAGCAGGCACAACACGACCAGGGTCAGAATAGCGGAACCAAAGCCAATCAGGACATTGCGTTGCGGGTTGATGGTCTCCTCAGCGACGTTAGCGACCCCCTCGATGGCCAAAAAGAACCAAATGGCAAAAGGAATGGCGGCAAAAGCGCCGCCCCAACCATTGGGCAAGGCGTTTTTAGTCAAATTTTCATACTCAAAAGAGGGTAAAGCCGCCCCAGCAAAAATGAGCAATTCGCCTACGGCTATGATCGTGATGATTAACTCAAAGGAAGCTGCCGCTTTTACACCATAAATATTTAAGCCCGTAAAAATCAGATAGGCGGCGATCGCCATCGCTAATATGGGGACCCCCGGCAAAAAGATCTGGAGATAGGCGCCTATAGCAAAAGCAATAGCTGGAGGCGCAAAAATGAACTCAATGTTTTGCGCCATACCTCCTAAAAAGCCAAGGTCCTTCCCTAAGGCTCGCATGGCATAATCGAATACACCACCCGCTTTAGGAATGGCACAGGCCAGCTCCGTATAACTAAAGGTAAAGGTCAGGTACATGATGATGATAAAAAAGGTCGCCACAGCTAACCCTAAGGTTCCTCCCTTTTCCAGGCCAAGGTTCCAGCCAAAATACATGCCTGAAATCACATAACCTACGCCCAATCCCCATAACATCAGGGGCCCCAGGGTTTTCTTTAATGCTTGATCCGCCATTGGAAAGTATGTTTTAGTGTGTTTAAATTTGGACTTTTGATGCTTTCGGTAAGCTTCCGTTTTCCAGGCTAAAAGTGGGGAAAATGGGAAGTGGGAAGTGGGAAGTGGGAAGTGGGAAGTGGGAAGTCGGAAGTGGGAAAATTGCGCACCTGAGCTTTTCCGCCTTCCCACTTCCACTGCACACCTCCGCTTTTCCGCCTTCCCACTTCCGATTTCCCCTTTCCCTGCGCACCTCCGCTTTTCCGCCTTCCGCCTTCCCACTTTCAACCTTCCGACTTCCGCCTTCCGCCTTCCCCTGATCT containing:
- the eat gene encoding ethanolamine permease yields the protein MADQALKKTLGPLMLWGLGVGYVISGMYFGWNLGLEKGGTLGLAVATFFIIIMYLTFTFSYTELACAIPKAGGVFDYAMRALGKDLGFLGGMAQNIEFIFAPPAIAFAIGAYLQIFLPGVPILAMAIAAYLIFTGLNIYGVKAAASFELIITIIAVGELLIFAGAALPSFEYENLTKNALPNGWGGAFAAIPFAIWFFLAIEGVANVAEETINPQRNVLIGFGSAILTLVVLCLLTFSASVGVDGWEAVVYPEPGAAASDSPLPLALNRALGQGHIMYKAVTFIGLFGLVASFHGIILAAGRATFEFGRVGFAPKALGAVHSRFRTPANALLVNMLIGIIALFTGKTGEIITIACFGALTLYIISMVALLVLRKKEPDLERPFKVPFYPLSPIIALIIASVALLAVTIYNPILAIVYFSILFLAYLGFKRRKKNK